In Zingiber officinale cultivar Zhangliang chromosome 6A, Zo_v1.1, whole genome shotgun sequence, a single genomic region encodes these proteins:
- the LOC121994816 gene encoding uncharacterized protein LOC121994816 has protein sequence MRRGRSAAGSRRGPGRPRKQPIEAEKPEPVTQEADCSRDPTDVETVSRGQTHQTPYRDQGRQPQEIPSVVPLVRDQGFQTQGIPSVIPSGVPAPATTDWMRDRARIPLLARSVKDRVTLFSGGADPWVACSWLRNLESTFGYMSCTDEEKVELAVYHLRDQAVTWWDMQKTIFGEQHITWMMFRDAFEREYFLATFCLARRQEFLNLKKGDRSVLEYNAEFSRLAEFCPQLVAQDYDSMHQFTQGLAAYIRIRMSDFPSSSYREVLDRALFIEMTQQQVALEKGNEKQLSQKRGNRSQGSRAPSGGSSRPQKTGQTTDGGSRPSRGDWKDFGGITCFQCGSKSHARSNCPLDHAICLYCKLPGHESRNCTLKAQLEAPKVPSQGEQPSQSRPQRRYQKTQSAPLSSHQAFPAQQDFHPHQPYSTYQQQPQTQYQQPVSAPPIPAQTTPGMPQPSSEVIEMVEFDIILGMDWLAMNHATVDCGARVVTFRPPGLPSWVFFGTRSDGIAVISAMQARRLLAQGCQGYLLSMVKAGSDALPQISDVSIVQEFPDVFPDELPGLPPKRQVEFTIELVSGTAPVSKTHYRMAPKELEELKVQLQELLDRGFICPSVSPWGAPILFVKKNDGSLRLCIDHRQLNAMTIKNKYPLPHIKDLFDQLKDTCVYSKIDLRSGYHQLRVGDADIPKTAFRTRYGHYEFLFVIVFIDDILIYSRSEEEHRRHLRIVLETLRREHFYAKFSKCGFWLPSVGFLGHVVSNRGISVDPQKIEAITSWEQPKTVQEIRSFLGLAGYYRRFVEGFSSITLPLTRLTRKGEKFSWTESCEQSFQKLKRRLVTAPVLVLPSGMDGFVLFTDASYQGLGVKELNLRQRRWMEFLKDYDCTINYHPGKANVVADALSRKSRGVLACHRVMVTELIQSFSELGLMKQAQIERGLLVTMVAQSSIVERIKEAQATDQHLQFLRSRVTSGQQTEFTCDDSGILYFRGRLCVPESHPVQEDLLREAHRSRFAIHPGGTRMYRDLRRSYWWNGMKKDIATFVAQCLVYQQIKAEHQRPARLLQKIEIPEWKWEHITMDFVVGLPRTRKGHDAIWIEIHDLPLDFGGVQQAMGTELRFSTAFHPQTDGQSELTTRRFRWHHSRHYMAEHVDLLLYGTRLENRQSWAPSVFSEMQS, from the exons ATGAGACGAGGTCGATCAGCAGCCGGTTCACGTCGTGGTCCGGGACGACCACGGAAACAACCCATTGAGGCTGAGAAACCAGAGCCAGTGACTCAGGAGGCAGATTGTTCTAGGGATCCAACTGATGTTGAGACGGTTAGTCGAGGACAGACCCATCAGACTCCTTATAGAGATCAGGGACGTCAGCCTCAGGAGATCCCTTCGGTAGTACCACTTGTAAGAGATCAGGGATTTCAGACACAGGGAATTCCTTCTGTGATACCATCAGGGGTACCTGCACCTGCTACTACAGATTGGATGCGGGATAGAGCTCGTATTCCATTGCTGGCAAGGTCCGTCAAGGATAGAGTTACTTTATTCTCGGGCGGAGCTGACCCTTGGGTTGCTTGTAGTTGGTTGAGGAATTTAGAAAGCACTTTTGGGTACATGAGCTGTACAGATGAAGAGAAGGTGGAATTGGCTGTGTATCACCTCCGAGATCAGGCGGTCACATGGTGGGATATGCAGAAGACGATCTTCGGGGAGCAACACATCACATGGATGATGTTTCGTGATGCCTTCGAGAGAGAGTACTTTCTTGCTACTTTTTGTCTTGCTCGCCGCCAGGAGTTTCTGAATCTCAAGAAGGGCGATCGTTCAGTTTTGGAGTACAATGCAGAGTTCAGTAGATTGGCAGAATTTTGTCCTCAGCTAGTGGCACAGGATTACGACTCGATGCATCAGTTTACTCAGGGCCTTGCTGCATACATTCGGATTCGGATGTCAGATTTTCCGAGTAGCTCCTACCGAGAAGTTTTGGACCGTGCACTATTTATCGAGATGACGCAGCAGCAGGTTGCTCTAGAGAAAGGTAATGAAAAACAGCTATCTCAGAAGAGAGGAAATAGGAGTCAGGGTTCTCGGGCTCCGTCCGGAGGATCTTCTCGGCCTCAGAAGACAGGGCAAACAACGGATGGAGGTTCTCGACCCTCTCGTGGTGACTGGAAGGACTTTGGGGGAATCACATGTTTTCAGTGTGGTTCCAAGAGTCATGCCAGGAGCAACTGCCCGTTGGATCATGCTATATGTTTATACTGTAAACTTCCAGGCCATGAGAGTCGAAATTGTACCTTGAAAGCACAATTGGAGGCTCCTAAAGTCCCATCTCAGGGGGAACAACCCTCACAGTCACGACCACAGAGAAGATATCAGAAGACTCAGAGTGCTCCAC TGTCTTCTCATCAGGCATTTCCAGCACAGCAGGATTTTCATCCACATCAGCCTTACTCAACATATCAGCAGCAACCTCAGACTCAGTATCAGCAGCCAGTTTCTGCACCTCCGATTCCAGCGCAGACCACTCCAGGGATGCCACAGCCGAGCTCAGAG GTAATAGAGATGGTGGAATTTGATATTATATTAGGCATGGATTGGTTGGCCATGaaccatgccacagttgattgcggAGCTAGAGTAGTCACTTTCCGACCTCCCGGTCTACCATCTTGGGTATTCTTTGGAACCAGAAGTGATGGGATAGCAGTCATATCAGCAATGCAAGCGAGGAGATTGTTGGCACAGGGTTGTCAGGGATATTTGTTGTCCATGGTTAAAGCTGGTTCGGATGCATTACCACAGATCTCAGATGTTTCTATCGTTCAAGAATTTCCAGATGTGTTCCCTGACGAACTCCCCGGTTTGCCTCCTAAAAGGCAAGTCGAGTTTACGATTGAGTTGGTTTCGGGTACTGCGCCGGTATCCAAGACTcattatcgtatggcaccaaaagaatTAGAGGAGTTGAAGGTTCAGTTGCAGGAGCTGTTGGACAGAGGATTCATCTGTCCCAGTGTATCCCCGTGGGGAGCCCCAATACTCTTCGTTAAGAAGAATGATGGATCACTGAGATTATGTATAGATCACCGACAGTTGAATGCGATGACTATTAAGAACAAATACCCATTACCTCATATAaaagatttatttgatcagctgaagGATACCTGtgtatattctaagattgatttacGCTCGGGTTATCATCAGCTCAGGGTTGGAGATGCAGATATtccgaagacagcatttcgcactcGTTATGGTCACTACGAGttcttg TTcgttattgtgttcatcgacgatattctgATATATTCCCGATCTGAGGAGGAACACAGgcgacatcttcgcatagttttggAGACGCTACGGCGAGAACACTTCTATGCGAAGTTTAGTAAATGCGGCTTTTGGCTACCTTCGGTGGGTTTTCTTGGACACGTTGTCTCCAACAGAGGTATATCTGTAGATCCACAGAAGATTGAGGCCATcactagttgggagcagccgaagacaGTACAGGAGATTCGTAGCTTCTTGGGATTAGCTGGGTATTATCGGAGATTTGTTGAGGGCTTTTCCAGCATAACCTTGCCATTGACACGATTGACCCGGAAGGGAGAGAAGTTTAGCTGGACAGAAtcttgtgagcagagcttccagaAGCTCAAGCGGAGGCTTGTTACTGCACCAGTGTTAGTACTTCCCTCTGGcatggatggatttgtacttttcaCGGATGCATCATATCAGGGATTGGGTGTC AAGGAACTGAATCTGCGtcagagaagatggatggaattcttgaaaGACTATGATTGCACGATtaactatcacccggggaaagccaaCGTGGTGGCCGATGCGTTGAGCAGGAAATCCCGTGGAGTTTTGGCTTGTCACCGAGTGATGGTTACAGAGTTGATACAGAGCTTCTCTGAGTTGGGGTTGATGAAGCAAGCACAGATAGAGCGAGGCTTGCTAgtcaccatggttgctcagtcatctaTAGTGGAGCGTATCAAAGAGGCTCAGGCTACAGATCAGCATCTGCAGTTTTTACGTAGCAGAGTTACCTCAGGACAGCAGACAGAGTTTACCTGTGATGATAGTGGAATTCTGTATTTCCGCGGCAGATTATGTGTCCCTGAGTCACATCCTGTCCAGGAGGACTTACTACGGGAAGCACATCGATCTAGATTTGCGATTCATCCAGGAGGTACTCGCATGTACAGGGATCTGAGACGATCatactggtggaatggtatgaagaaggaTATTGCGACATTTGTGGCGCAGTGTTTAGTTTATCAGCAGATTAAGGCAGAGCATCAGAGACCAGCTAGGTTACTGCAGAAGATAGAAAtaccggaatggaaatgggagcatatcacgatggactttgtggtaggactaCCCCGGACCCGGAagggtcatgatgcgatttgg atagagatccacgatTTACCTCTCGATTTTGGCGGAGTCCAGCAGGCCATGGGTACGGAACTCCGTTTTAGTACTGCATTTCACCCTCAGACGGATGGGCAGTCGGAGC TTACCACTCGACGATTCAGATGGCACCATTCGAGGCATTAtatgg